One Pseudomonadota bacterium genomic region harbors:
- a CDS encoding TonB-dependent receptor, translated as MRPNHCTRSNDSRRCAGRVLHSACLIWLTIVSPISAAACELPVATALSIQGTVKIRAQNDTEWGVVHDGVDVCPNHTLHVGANSRLTLALQDHTILRLGPNTVISLGELENSAEFRMNVVKGLVHFISRVQHHFQVDTPYVNAAIDGTEFLIDSTQNQTRITVFEGRVRASNEAGSLLVQAGSSIVARGDAPPAVITDIRPWDAVHWMLYYPLPGDLADWPGEQPGMESSLQRAIDWAKVGQIDRALEILEHRPAEDWPNAAILYRAALFLAVGRAGAAESDLARLLDRSAPTPDEQRAHALALQAIIAVTQNRQQTALNWAEQAVAVDSTSLPGYLALSYARQAVFDLPGATQAAESALNHAPDHTVARARVAELALANGQVRRAVSLAEQAAADDPQSALATRTLGFAHLMNLDTDRAQRAFARATEQDPADPLARLGLGLARIRQGDLTDGRRQLEIAASLAPNNALVRSYLGKAYFEQGRVALAETQYALAKTLDPNDPTPWLYSAFLKGAENAPVQALEEAQGSIERNDRRGVYRSRLMLDEDLAVRSTSLGRVYQELGFDQLARQQAVRSLDADPTQAEAHRFLATAFADLPRHEVGRLSEQLQARLWRGFDAVPSGPQLNQEDLRLTRGLGPSSASPNEYARLFLQDGPYLYADLLGGQDGLFGDEIVAGIRSGRWAANLGHYHYETDGFRDNADREQDIIELFAQNRLNAQTDVQLEIRRLEKTEGDITQFYLPDQISPNLRQSSQVETLRLGVKHAFTPARQAIVSLATQNRDVEVYDRFFVDGVDLEVTLELEGKPVIGEAQHVWRSHWGSLITGAGIYRAAFDEAAKTVPLDVSGAPLIVRVLGPQELLIDESLSFDTDHNNLYVYWQDQLTEQWALTAGLSYDDVDEGRLRTRQANPKLGVTWLATPRTQLRAAAFRTLQRDLVAKGTIEPSHVAGFNQFFDDFTGTRAWRYGAGVDHQLGSGSFLGLQVSGRDMEVPVTDLNTGIAERYDRDEELLQAYGYFAATDRLAVKLSYLFERIEQDEDISNLGFNRLTTQLWPISLRYFHPRGLTTMLTATHARQSGNFLVFPDRRERGESQFWVLDAAIGWQLPARRGEFSVGVKNLLDERFQFQDSDPESQWFYPERFLFGRLTLNFR; from the coding sequence GTGAGGCCAAATCACTGCACACGCTCAAACGATTCTCGACGCTGCGCGGGCCGAGTACTGCATAGCGCTTGCCTGATATGGCTGACGATTGTCTCACCGATCTCAGCGGCGGCCTGCGAGCTACCGGTCGCCACAGCCCTATCTATCCAGGGCACCGTCAAGATCCGTGCTCAGAACGACACTGAATGGGGCGTCGTTCACGATGGCGTAGACGTATGCCCGAATCACACCTTGCACGTCGGCGCCAACAGCCGCCTGACACTGGCACTACAGGATCACACAATCCTTCGCCTCGGCCCGAACACCGTCATCTCGCTGGGAGAACTGGAGAACTCAGCCGAGTTTAGGATGAATGTGGTGAAGGGATTGGTGCATTTCATCAGCCGAGTCCAACACCACTTCCAAGTCGACACCCCCTATGTGAACGCCGCCATCGACGGCACCGAATTCCTCATCGACTCAACGCAAAACCAAACCCGAATCACCGTATTCGAAGGCCGGGTTCGAGCCAGCAACGAAGCGGGCAGCCTGCTTGTTCAAGCCGGATCTTCCATTGTTGCCCGCGGCGATGCACCACCCGCAGTGATAACGGATATCCGGCCCTGGGATGCCGTCCACTGGATGCTCTACTACCCGCTGCCGGGCGATCTGGCCGACTGGCCCGGTGAACAACCGGGCATGGAGTCGTCGCTTCAGCGCGCCATCGATTGGGCGAAGGTGGGACAAATCGATCGTGCACTGGAGATTCTCGAACACCGGCCAGCGGAGGACTGGCCGAATGCGGCGATACTCTATCGCGCCGCTCTTTTCCTGGCCGTGGGGCGGGCTGGCGCGGCGGAATCCGATCTGGCCCGCCTATTGGACCGGTCAGCACCAACTCCCGATGAACAGAGAGCCCACGCCTTGGCCTTGCAGGCGATCATTGCCGTCACGCAAAACCGGCAGCAGACAGCATTGAATTGGGCCGAACAGGCCGTCGCCGTCGATTCGACATCACTGCCGGGCTATCTTGCCCTATCCTACGCCCGGCAAGCGGTATTCGATCTGCCGGGCGCCACTCAGGCCGCCGAGTCCGCCCTGAATCATGCACCGGATCACACCGTGGCTCGCGCCCGCGTGGCGGAACTGGCTCTGGCCAACGGCCAAGTGCGCCGTGCTGTCTCGCTGGCCGAGCAAGCCGCCGCAGACGACCCCCAATCGGCCCTGGCGACCCGAACCTTGGGCTTTGCACACCTGATGAATCTCGACACAGACCGTGCCCAACGTGCCTTTGCACGGGCCACGGAACAGGATCCGGCAGACCCCTTGGCCCGCCTGGGCCTGGGCCTTGCCCGCATCCGCCAGGGTGATCTGACCGACGGCCGGCGGCAACTAGAGATCGCCGCCAGCCTGGCGCCCAACAACGCCTTGGTCAGGAGCTATCTGGGCAAAGCGTATTTTGAACAGGGACGAGTTGCCCTGGCGGAAACCCAGTATGCACTCGCCAAAACGCTTGACCCCAACGACCCCACACCCTGGCTGTATTCGGCCTTTCTCAAAGGCGCTGAGAACGCGCCTGTTCAGGCCCTGGAAGAGGCGCAGGGGTCCATCGAGCGCAATGATCGACGGGGTGTTTACCGCTCACGCCTGATGTTGGATGAGGATTTGGCGGTGCGCAGCACCAGCCTGGGACGGGTTTATCAGGAACTTGGGTTCGACCAATTGGCGCGCCAACAGGCCGTCCGATCGCTCGATGCCGACCCCACCCAGGCCGAGGCGCACCGGTTTTTGGCCACCGCGTTTGCCGACTTGCCGCGTCATGAAGTGGGCCGGCTCTCTGAACAGCTGCAGGCCCGCTTGTGGCGCGGTTTCGACGCCGTACCCAGCGGACCCCAGTTGAACCAGGAGGACTTGCGCCTGACCCGGGGTTTAGGGCCTTCCAGCGCCAGCCCGAACGAATACGCCCGACTGTTTCTGCAAGATGGTCCGTATCTTTATGCCGACCTTCTCGGCGGACAGGATGGCCTTTTCGGGGATGAAATTGTCGCGGGTATTCGTTCCGGCCGGTGGGCGGCGAACCTGGGCCACTATCACTATGAGACCGATGGATTTCGCGACAATGCCGATCGCGAGCAAGACATCATCGAATTGTTCGCCCAAAACCGGTTGAACGCCCAAACCGACGTTCAACTGGAAATCCGCCGCCTGGAAAAAACCGAAGGCGATATCACCCAATTCTATTTGCCCGACCAAATCAGCCCCAACCTTCGGCAGTCCTCACAAGTGGAAACCCTTCGTTTGGGCGTGAAGCATGCTTTCACTCCCGCCCGTCAGGCCATTGTCTCGCTGGCGACACAAAACCGCGACGTCGAAGTTTACGATCGTTTCTTCGTCGATGGCGTGGACCTGGAAGTCACGCTTGAGTTGGAGGGAAAGCCGGTCATAGGCGAGGCCCAGCACGTTTGGCGTTCACACTGGGGCAGTCTGATCACCGGTGCCGGAATCTATCGGGCCGCGTTCGACGAAGCGGCGAAAACCGTGCCTCTGGACGTCTCCGGCGCCCCTCTGATCGTGCGCGTGTTGGGGCCGCAAGAGCTGCTCATTGACGAGTCGCTCAGCTTCGATACAGACCACAACAACCTTTATGTGTACTGGCAAGATCAATTGACGGAGCAATGGGCGCTGACCGCGGGGCTCAGTTACGACGACGTCGACGAAGGTCGACTCAGGACACGCCAAGCGAATCCCAAACTGGGTGTGACTTGGTTGGCCACACCCCGCACCCAACTTCGCGCCGCCGCATTTCGGACGCTACAACGGGACTTGGTGGCCAAAGGCACAATCGAGCCCAGTCACGTGGCGGGATTCAATCAGTTCTTCGACGACTTCACCGGCACCCGCGCCTGGCGCTACGGCGCCGGCGTAGATCATCAACTCGGAAGCGGCAGTTTCCTCGGGCTTCAGGTCAGTGGTCGCGACATGGAGGTACCCGTGACCGATCTCAATACCGGCATCGCCGAGCGCTACGACCGCGATGAAGAACTGCTACAAGCCTACGGCTATTTTGCCGCCACCGATCGACTGGCGGTTAAGCTTTCGTACCTGTTCGAGCGGATCGAGCAGGACGAAGACATCTCCAATCTCGGCTTCAATCGCCTGACGACCCAGCTGTGGCCTATCTCGTTGCGCTATTTTCACCCCCGTGGCCTCACGACCATGCTGACCGCAACCCATGCCCGCCAGAGCGGCAACTTTCTGGTATTTCCGGACCGTCGGGAGCGAGGCGAGAGCCAATTCTGGGTGCTGGATGCCGCGATCGGTTGGCAACTCCCGGCTCGGCGGGGCGAGTTCTCGGTGGGCGTTAAAAATCTATTGGATGAGCGCTTTCAATTCCAGGATTCGGACCCGGAAAGCCAGTGGTTCTATCCGGAGCGCTTCCTGTTCGGGCGGTTAACATTGAATTTTCGATAA
- a CDS encoding adenylate/guanylate cyclase domain-containing protein, translating into MKRNIQHFAVPIRIAGISATVGTLCGVTALLFFGGHHLERWAGLPLLYAVRGPMQPPANVIIASLDSEAADALSLPRDPSRWDRAIIARIIERLTAAGVAAIAVDIHFPDAKYPGGDERLTDAIRAAGNVVLFAMVERDLSLNRDPSGTLKIDVERIVPPFPALANVAAATAPFVIPKYGARVDHFWTFHTAADAPSLPVMALATAERETQGAIIESIRKALGDPQMATLALPSNGSLDPASITRLRRALIEQPELTESIQARIRATLPDDGPHSARATALVEAIAGPASHIFSLYGPPRTIRTLSADEILNAERLPDLSDAVVFLGHAEIRQPIQQDGFFTVYTRPDGLDLSGVELAATAYANLAESTALQVPSASKQLAILTVFAILAGMGAALPIYGWAMILVIAGSLGYFALAAWAFEHQSQWLPIMVPLAVQLPITILTAVSLHSSATRRAQSQLRTAMNHYLPPEHIDRVVDNLSFMGTHQQPAFGVCLATDASQYTHLAERLPPGELHTLLNSYYEDIFRPVRLRGGIISDVIGDAMMALWTAPQDTSELQQQAVEAALDILAAVERFQKRFALPVLPTRIGLHAGQMVLGNVGAIDHFEYRAVGDIVNTVARIEQLNKMWHTHILASGIVVGDVDGIITRPLGRFRLRGKSDPVDLFEICMRVGEPGWEKRQQFCESFGHAVTDFLSGDSATAFERFSEIAQTHHADGPTLFYLQYLQGRTWLVEESEHGQEISLAG; encoded by the coding sequence ATGAAAAGGAATATTCAACACTTTGCTGTACCCATTCGCATTGCGGGGATCAGTGCCACAGTGGGCACACTCTGCGGCGTCACAGCCCTTCTATTCTTTGGGGGACACCATTTGGAGCGCTGGGCCGGACTCCCACTGCTTTACGCGGTCAGAGGACCGATGCAACCGCCGGCCAACGTCATTATCGCCAGTTTGGACAGCGAGGCTGCCGATGCGCTATCGCTGCCGCGCGATCCATCTCGCTGGGACCGCGCCATCATCGCTCGCATCATCGAACGCCTGACCGCCGCGGGTGTGGCAGCCATCGCGGTAGATATTCATTTCCCTGACGCCAAATACCCTGGTGGGGACGAAAGGCTGACCGACGCCATCCGGGCTGCGGGGAACGTCGTGCTCTTCGCGATGGTCGAACGCGACCTGTCACTCAATCGCGACCCCTCCGGAACCCTAAAAATTGATGTGGAGCGGATCGTGCCGCCGTTCCCGGCCTTGGCCAACGTGGCCGCGGCCACTGCACCGTTCGTGATTCCCAAGTACGGCGCGCGGGTCGATCACTTTTGGACGTTTCATACGGCCGCAGACGCGCCCAGCCTCCCGGTAATGGCATTGGCCACCGCTGAACGAGAGACGCAGGGTGCCATCATCGAAAGCATCCGGAAGGCGCTCGGAGACCCGCAAATGGCAACGCTCGCATTGCCATCCAATGGCTCACTGGATCCGGCAAGCATCACGCGGCTCCGCCGCGCACTTATCGAGCAGCCCGAGCTGACCGAATCCATCCAAGCCCGGATTCGAGCAACGCTACCCGATGATGGACCACACAGCGCGCGCGCTACGGCGTTGGTTGAAGCCATCGCGGGACCGGCGTCCCATATCTTCTCGCTGTACGGACCGCCCCGGACCATACGCACCCTTTCCGCCGATGAGATTTTAAATGCCGAGCGTCTACCCGACTTGTCTGACGCGGTGGTTTTCCTCGGTCACGCGGAAATCCGACAACCCATTCAACAGGACGGTTTTTTCACCGTCTATACCCGACCCGACGGATTGGATCTGAGTGGTGTCGAACTCGCCGCCACCGCGTATGCCAACCTGGCCGAATCGACCGCGCTTCAAGTACCCTCTGCCAGCAAGCAACTGGCCATTCTCACGGTATTCGCCATCCTCGCCGGGATGGGCGCGGCCCTGCCGATTTACGGTTGGGCCATGATCCTGGTCATCGCCGGCAGTCTGGGTTATTTCGCCCTCGCGGCTTGGGCGTTCGAGCATCAATCCCAGTGGCTTCCCATCATGGTGCCTCTGGCTGTTCAACTACCGATCACGATACTCACGGCCGTCAGCTTACATTCCAGCGCCACCCGCCGTGCGCAATCGCAATTGCGGACCGCGATGAATCACTATTTACCCCCCGAACACATTGATCGTGTGGTCGATAATCTCTCGTTCATGGGAACACACCAGCAACCCGCCTTCGGGGTATGCTTGGCCACCGACGCATCACAATACACCCACTTGGCCGAACGGCTGCCGCCGGGAGAACTTCATACGCTGCTAAATTCATATTATGAAGACATTTTTCGCCCGGTCCGGCTGCGGGGTGGAATCATCTCCGATGTGATCGGTGATGCGATGATGGCCCTGTGGACGGCGCCGCAAGATACGTCGGAGCTCCAACAGCAGGCAGTCGAAGCGGCCCTCGACATTCTCGCGGCCGTTGAGCGGTTCCAAAAACGATTCGCTTTACCGGTACTCCCCACCCGCATCGGCTTGCATGCCGGCCAGATGGTGCTCGGCAACGTGGGCGCCATCGACCACTTCGAGTACCGCGCAGTGGGCGATATCGTCAACACCGTCGCGCGCATCGAACAGCTCAACAAAATGTGGCACACGCATATCTTGGCTTCCGGTATCGTCGTCGGCGATGTGGACGGCATCATCACCCGTCCGCTGGGACGTTTTCGGCTCCGGGGAAAATCAGACCCGGTGGATCTGTTCGAAATCTGCATGCGCGTCGGCGAGCCGGGCTGGGAAAAACGGCAGCAATTTTGCGAATCTTTCGGACATGCGGTGACGGATTTTCTCAGCGGCGACTCAGCAACCGCGTTCGAGCGTTTCAGTGAAATCGCCCAAACGCACCATGCCGACGGCCCCACCCTGTTCTACCTTCAATATTTGCAGGGTCGTACCTGGTTGGTGGAAGAAAGCGAACACGGCCAGGAGATTTCACTCGCGGGCTAA
- a CDS encoding Crp/Fnr family transcriptional regulator, whose amino-acid sequence MLQLNQIHVFAALNGKSLIELEHMGVKRRFVKGAIVLNEGDRSDAFYAILSGRVKVFLNDAAGREVVLDVLSPGDHFGELALIDGTRRSASAMTLEESCVYVIPGDVFKLAMAQLPDLNAEIMKRLTERVRALSGNVKSLALDDVYSRIVRILHQLAEPDGECLCVRERLTQQELANRVGASREMVARIMKDLSRGGYISVSHRKIHIHRRLPKHY is encoded by the coding sequence ATGTTGCAGCTGAATCAGATTCACGTGTTTGCAGCACTTAACGGAAAGAGTTTAATTGAATTGGAACACATGGGAGTTAAACGACGTTTCGTAAAGGGCGCTATTGTCCTAAATGAAGGTGATCGAAGTGATGCGTTCTATGCCATTCTGAGTGGGCGGGTCAAAGTTTTTCTAAACGACGCTGCGGGTCGGGAAGTGGTGCTCGATGTATTGTCTCCCGGAGATCATTTTGGGGAACTGGCTCTGATAGACGGTACGCGCCGATCCGCATCGGCCATGACCTTGGAAGAGAGCTGCGTGTATGTTATTCCAGGTGATGTGTTCAAGTTGGCGATGGCGCAGCTTCCTGATCTCAATGCAGAAATCATGAAACGTTTGACCGAGCGGGTTCGAGCGCTCAGCGGCAATGTGAAAAGCTTGGCGCTCGATGATGTCTACAGTCGTATTGTGCGGATACTCCATCAATTGGCCGAGCCGGACGGTGAATGCCTGTGCGTTCGTGAGCGACTGACCCAGCAAGAGCTGGCCAATCGGGTTGGTGCGTCCCGGGAAATGGTGGCGCGCATCATGAAGGATTTATCGCGCGGAGGATATATTTCCGTCAGCCACCGGAAAATTCATATTCATCGCCGTCTTCCTAAGCACTATTGA